A window from Deltaproteobacteria bacterium encodes these proteins:
- a CDS encoding isopenicillin N synthase family oxygenase has translation MNALPIIDVSPLVNGADASRVARELDRACRELGFFYVVGHGVDEKLQAELERLSRAFFALPEPEKSKVAMARGGRAWRGWFPLGGELTSGRPDLKEGIYFGQELGPDDPRVRAGLPLHGPNLFPELAGFREAVLAYMQAVAKLGHTLMRGLALGLQLPPDFFDESLREPTVLFRIFNYPSDPQAASSERWGVGEHTDYGVLTLLKQDDCGGLQVRTPSGWLEAPPIANAFVCNLGDMLERMTGGLYRSTPHRVCNVAGRDRLSWPLFFDPSWDAPVRPIAIPEAARVQGDRSERWDGKSVFDFRGTYGEYLLGKVSKVFPELATKL, from the coding sequence TTGAACGCGCTTCCCATCATCGACGTCTCACCGCTGGTGAATGGCGCCGATGCCTCGCGCGTCGCGCGCGAGCTGGATCGCGCGTGTCGCGAGCTGGGCTTCTTCTACGTGGTGGGCCACGGCGTCGACGAGAAGCTGCAAGCGGAGCTCGAGCGGCTCTCGCGCGCGTTCTTCGCGCTTCCCGAACCTGAGAAATCCAAGGTCGCGATGGCTCGCGGCGGGCGCGCGTGGCGCGGCTGGTTTCCGCTCGGCGGCGAGCTCACCAGCGGTCGGCCAGATCTGAAAGAGGGCATCTACTTCGGCCAGGAGCTCGGTCCGGACGATCCGCGCGTCCGCGCCGGACTACCGCTTCACGGCCCGAATCTGTTTCCCGAGCTGGCTGGCTTTCGCGAGGCCGTGCTCGCCTACATGCAAGCCGTCGCCAAGCTCGGACACACGCTGATGCGCGGGCTCGCGCTCGGGCTGCAGCTGCCGCCCGACTTCTTCGACGAGAGCCTGCGCGAACCCACCGTGCTCTTCCGCATCTTCAACTACCCGAGCGATCCGCAAGCTGCGTCGAGCGAGCGCTGGGGCGTGGGCGAGCACACCGACTACGGCGTGCTCACGCTGCTCAAGCAAGATGATTGCGGAGGTCTGCAAGTTCGCACGCCCTCGGGCTGGCTCGAGGCGCCACCCATTGCGAACGCCTTCGTGTGCAACCTCGGCGACATGCTCGAGCGGATGACCGGCGGGCTCTACAGGTCGACGCCGCACCGCGTTTGCAACGTGGCCGGCCGCGATCGGCTCTCGTGGCCGCTCTTCTTCGACCCCAGCTGGGACGCGCCCGTGCGCCCCATCGCCATCCCCGAGGCCGCGCGCGTGCAGGGCGACCGCAGCGAGCGCTGGGACGGAAAGAGCGTCTTCGATTTTCGCGGAACCTACGGCGAGTACTTGCTCGGCAAGGTGAGCAAGGTCTTCCCCGAGCTGGCGACGAAACTCTAG
- a CDS encoding argininosuccinate synthase, with product MRNKIVLAYSGGLDTSVLVHILSNEYGYDVIACHADVGEARDTKLLTARAKKAGAIAVEVVDAKEELARDFCFPALQANALYEGIYPLNAALTRPLIAKHLVAAARKHGATSIAHGATGKGNDQVRFDFATKGIAPDLKIVAPQRERNITRDAAMEYAAKHGIEVPTTKKSPFSVDENLWGRSIEGGVLEDPNTEPPEEAFAWTKSWKDAPNQPAYLTIGFKAGVPVTVNGEALPPHVLIQKVGVVAGENGVGRIDLMENRVVGIKSREVYEAPAAVALIAAHKDLERFTTVGFAQRVKAYLDEQFARLVYEGNWFSPLRTSIQAFNDEHNKFVTGEVTLKLFKGSMAVVGRKSEFGVYNKALSTYGTEDKFDHKAAEGFINLTGLQLHEYSRLHEGK from the coding sequence ATGAGAAACAAGATTGTTCTGGCGTACTCCGGCGGCCTCGACACCAGCGTCCTCGTTCACATCCTGAGCAACGAGTACGGCTACGACGTCATCGCGTGCCACGCGGATGTCGGCGAGGCCCGCGACACCAAGCTGCTCACCGCGCGCGCCAAGAAGGCCGGCGCCATCGCCGTGGAGGTCGTCGACGCGAAGGAGGAGCTCGCGCGTGACTTCTGCTTCCCCGCGCTCCAGGCGAACGCACTCTACGAGGGCATCTATCCGCTGAACGCCGCCCTCACCCGCCCGCTCATCGCCAAGCACCTCGTGGCCGCCGCTCGCAAGCACGGCGCGACGTCGATTGCCCACGGCGCGACCGGCAAGGGCAACGACCAGGTGCGCTTCGACTTCGCCACCAAGGGCATCGCGCCGGATCTGAAGATCGTCGCGCCGCAGCGCGAGCGGAACATCACCCGCGACGCGGCCATGGAGTACGCGGCCAAGCACGGCATCGAGGTGCCGACGACCAAGAAGAGCCCGTTCAGCGTCGACGAGAACCTCTGGGGCCGCAGCATCGAGGGCGGCGTGCTCGAGGATCCGAACACCGAGCCGCCCGAGGAGGCGTTCGCGTGGACCAAGAGCTGGAAGGACGCGCCCAACCAGCCCGCGTACCTGACCATCGGCTTCAAGGCCGGCGTGCCCGTGACCGTCAACGGCGAGGCGCTGCCGCCGCACGTGCTCATCCAGAAGGTCGGCGTCGTGGCCGGTGAGAACGGCGTGGGCCGCATCGACCTGATGGAGAACCGCGTGGTCGGCATCAAGAGCCGCGAGGTGTACGAGGCCCCGGCCGCGGTGGCGCTCATCGCCGCGCACAAGGACCTCGAGCGCTTCACCACCGTCGGCTTCGCCCAGCGCGTGAAGGCCTACCTCGACGAGCAGTTCGCGCGCCTGGTGTACGAGGGCAACTGGTTCTCGCCGCTGCGCACCAGCATCCAGGCCTTCAACGACGAACATAACAAGTTCGTTACAGGCGAAGTGACGCTCAAGCTCTTCAAGGGCTCGATGGCCGTCGTGGGTCGCAAGTCGGAGTTCGGCGTCTACAACAAGGCGCTCTCCACCTACGGCACCGAGGACAAGTTCGATCACAAGGCCGCCGAGGGCTTCATCAACCTCACCGGCCTGCAGCTCCACGAGTACAGCCGCCTGCACGAGGGGAAGTAA
- the argR gene encoding arginine repressor has protein sequence MRMAHDDTHARRELIRALITTREVATQEELRELLAKDRYDVTQATLSRDLAKLGARRASRPGGGTAYELPEAPVAMAPAEETLAGFAEMVISVDDNGSLVVIRTRPGAASAVALAIDTARLADVLGTLAGDDAIFVAPSKHHAAGKLTLKFKKLFQKGTQQ, from the coding sequence ATGCGCATGGCCCACGACGACACCCACGCGCGCCGCGAGCTCATCCGCGCGCTCATCACCACCCGCGAAGTGGCGACCCAGGAGGAGCTCCGCGAGCTCCTCGCGAAGGACCGCTACGACGTGACCCAGGCCACGCTCTCGCGCGATCTGGCCAAGCTCGGTGCGCGTCGTGCGTCGCGGCCCGGCGGCGGTACCGCATACGAATTGCCCGAGGCACCTGTCGCGATGGCGCCCGCCGAGGAGACGCTCGCCGGCTTTGCAGAGATGGTGATCAGCGTCGACGACAACGGCTCGCTGGTCGTCATCCGCACGCGACCCGGCGCGGCCTCGGCCGTGGCGCTCGCCATCGACACCGCGCGGCTCGCGGACGTGCTCGGCACCCTCGCCGGCGACGACGCGATCTTCGTTGCCCCGTCGAAGCACCACGCGGCGGGCAAGCTCACCCTGAAGTTCAAGAAGCTCTTTCAGAAAGGCACACAGCAATGA
- the argH gene encoding argininosuccinate lyase, with product MIAKTDAAGDRGLLPEVLAFTSSLNLDRALLREDLVGSLAHLTMLARRGIVSKNDAAQLRAGLVKIWSAAASGAWQPIDEEDVHMAVEGALARDLGDVSGRLHTARSRNDQVALDLRLHVREQTAEILNALGGLLEHLCTLAAEERDTLIPAYTHRQRAQPVSLGYLLAGYGAMFARDVDAFAFVLESVDALPLGVGAISGTSLPIDRHITRELLGFSKLTANGMDTVGDRDFALDLAYATARCLNHASRIATDFVDFTTSEFAFAQLDGQVACGSSMMPQKRNPDIFELIRGKTGAAIGNLTALLVTTKGLPGGYNRDLQEDRAPLLATGPLARGVLQMLDLGLGHVRFDRERCKEAASSGYAQATDLAEALVQRGLPFRTAYQAVGTLVRKCQERGLPLSQVTLAIAQEIDPRFDAQVLAAAQPEGAVARKEVPGGTGPNAVQKQLDDLRSAAARAQKLALGVPRLQNLFDSLKETNLEA from the coding sequence GTGATCGCCAAGACCGACGCCGCCGGCGACCGCGGGCTCCTGCCCGAAGTGCTCGCCTTCACCAGCTCGCTCAACCTGGACCGCGCGCTCCTGCGCGAGGACCTGGTGGGCAGCCTCGCTCACCTCACGATGCTCGCGCGTCGGGGGATCGTGTCGAAGAACGACGCGGCGCAGCTCCGCGCAGGGCTGGTGAAGATCTGGAGCGCGGCGGCGTCGGGCGCTTGGCAGCCGATTGATGAAGAAGACGTGCACATGGCCGTCGAGGGCGCGCTCGCGCGCGACCTCGGCGACGTGTCCGGCCGCTTGCACACCGCGCGCTCGCGAAACGATCAGGTCGCGCTCGATCTGCGGCTGCACGTCCGCGAGCAGACCGCCGAGATCCTGAACGCGCTCGGCGGACTGCTCGAGCACCTGTGCACGCTCGCGGCAGAAGAGCGCGACACGCTCATTCCCGCGTACACGCATCGCCAGCGCGCGCAGCCGGTTTCGCTCGGCTACCTGCTCGCGGGCTACGGCGCGATGTTCGCGCGAGATGTGGACGCGTTCGCGTTCGTGCTCGAGTCGGTCGACGCGCTGCCGCTCGGAGTGGGCGCGATTTCGGGAACGTCGCTGCCGATCGATCGCCACATCACGCGCGAGCTGCTCGGCTTCTCCAAGCTGACCGCGAACGGCATGGACACCGTGGGCGATCGCGACTTCGCGCTCGACCTCGCCTACGCCACCGCGCGCTGCTTGAACCACGCGAGCCGCATCGCCACGGACTTCGTGGACTTCACCACCAGTGAATTCGCCTTCGCGCAGCTCGACGGCCAGGTCGCGTGCGGCTCGAGCATGATGCCGCAGAAGCGCAACCCCGACATCTTCGAGCTCATCCGCGGCAAGACCGGCGCGGCCATCGGAAATCTCACCGCGCTGCTCGTCACGACCAAAGGCCTGCCCGGCGGCTACAACCGCGACCTGCAGGAAGATCGCGCGCCGCTGCTCGCCACCGGCCCGCTCGCGCGCGGCGTGCTGCAGATGCTCGACCTCGGGCTCGGTCACGTGCGCTTCGATCGTGAGCGCTGCAAGGAAGCAGCATCGAGCGGCTACGCGCAGGCGACGGATCTCGCCGAGGCGCTCGTGCAGCGCGGCCTCCCCTTCCGCACCGCGTACCAGGCGGTCGGGACGCTCGTGCGCAAGTGCCAGGAGCGCGGACTGCCGCTCTCGCAAGTGACGCTCGCGATTGCGCAGGAGATTGATCCGCGCTTCGACGCGCAGGTGCTCGCGGCGGCGCAACCCGAGGGCGCCGTGGCTCGCAAGGAGGTCCCGGGAGGCACGGGACCGAACGCGGTGCAGAAGCAGCTCGATGACCTTCGCTCGGCCGCGGCGCGCGCGCAGAAGCTCGCGCTCGGCGTGCCGCGCTTGCAGAACCTCTTCGACTCACTGAAGGAGACGAACCTTGAAGCGTGA
- a CDS encoding DUF1304 domain-containing protein, which produces MLLVSTIFTAISALEHVYFFVLEAILWQRPLGLKTFRMDAAKAETTAPLAKNQGVYNLFLVAGLVWGILAEPPFLVPVRAFFLGCVIVAAIVGGVTVSMRILLVQGIPAFIAAVLLALAHSG; this is translated from the coding sequence ATGCTCCTCGTCTCCACGATCTTCACTGCCATCTCTGCGCTCGAGCACGTCTACTTCTTCGTGCTCGAAGCGATCCTCTGGCAGAGGCCTCTCGGGCTGAAGACGTTCCGCATGGACGCGGCCAAGGCCGAGACCACCGCGCCGCTTGCCAAGAACCAGGGCGTCTACAACCTGTTCCTGGTCGCGGGGCTGGTCTGGGGAATCCTGGCGGAGCCGCCGTTCCTGGTGCCGGTGCGCGCGTTCTTCCTGGGCTGCGTGATCGTCGCGGCCATCGTGGGCGGCGTCACCGTCAGCATGCGCATCCTGCTGGTGCAGGGGATTCCCGCGTTCATCGCCGCGGTGCTGCTGGCGCTGGCCCACTCGGGGTAA
- a CDS encoding peptidoglycan-binding protein, whose protein sequence is MPSISPTVRKLLSDGKLSADEMTQLKAAVQAGQVQPSELKLLADRFGDLFQAGVGKPLVNLGKSVGQTITIGAPIRSLGDDAASAAVLSGQRSLSTSTPSGDAAVKLYQETLDALASRGGHPEYALASGADGSYGGQTRDAVSAFQKNNGLPVTGSIDQNTAMAMEEALYTLPPPDVGNVTVSKPRPDGAKIAQAALDLIAKRGPDYGVAGTWKSPNPNIPGNKNPGTTPLGATNHWKCNLFGLDSLYAGGAKPPTYPGGSYPIAIEIPNYSMGPNAPLTKLGEVWPGKMTPDQAQAQIDALLKVARPGDLIIVNHPGSDTADGGHTRVVTANNYATQGTVDCAQAGTDTAHVRAETLDSFTGEEAVYLLRPNTLRS, encoded by the coding sequence ATGCCTTCGATCTCCCCGACCGTCCGCAAGCTGCTCTCCGACGGCAAGCTCTCCGCCGATGAGATGACGCAGCTGAAGGCCGCGGTGCAGGCCGGGCAGGTGCAGCCCTCTGAGCTCAAGCTGCTCGCGGATCGCTTCGGCGACCTGTTCCAGGCCGGCGTGGGCAAGCCGCTCGTCAACCTGGGCAAGAGCGTGGGCCAGACGATCACCATCGGCGCGCCGATTCGCTCGCTGGGTGATGACGCGGCGAGCGCGGCGGTGCTGAGTGGGCAGAGGTCGCTGTCGACGTCGACGCCTTCGGGTGATGCGGCGGTGAAGCTCTATCAAGAGACGCTGGACGCGCTGGCGAGCCGCGGCGGGCACCCGGAGTACGCCCTCGCGAGCGGCGCCGATGGCAGCTACGGCGGCCAGACGCGCGACGCGGTGAGCGCCTTCCAGAAGAACAATGGGCTCCCCGTGACCGGCTCGATCGACCAGAACACGGCGATGGCGATGGAGGAGGCGCTGTACACGCTGCCGCCGCCGGACGTGGGCAACGTGACCGTGAGCAAGCCGCGCCCTGACGGCGCGAAGATCGCGCAGGCGGCGCTGGACCTCATCGCCAAGCGCGGGCCGGACTACGGCGTGGCGGGCACGTGGAAGAGCCCCAACCCGAACATCCCCGGCAACAAGAACCCGGGCACGACGCCGCTGGGCGCGACCAACCACTGGAAGTGCAACCTCTTCGGGCTGGACTCGCTCTACGCGGGTGGCGCGAAGCCGCCGACGTACCCGGGTGGCAGCTACCCGATCGCGATTGAGATCCCGAACTACAGCATGGGTCCGAACGCGCCGTTGACGAAGCTGGGCGAGGTGTGGCCGGGCAAGATGACGCCGGACCAGGCGCAGGCGCAGATCGACGCGCTGCTCAAGGTGGCGCGGCCGGGCGACCTCATCATCGTGAACCACCCTGGCAGCGACACGGCCGACGGCGGGCACACGCGCGTGGTGACGGCGAACAACTACGCGACGCAGGGCACGGTCGACTGTGCGCAGGCCGGCACGGACACGGCGCACGTGCGCGCGGAGACGCTCGACAGCTTCACGGGCGAGGAAGCGGTCTACCTGCTGCGTCCCAACACGCTGCGCAGCTAG
- the argF gene encoding ornithine carbamoyltransferase, which yields MKRDFLKLRDRSPAEYRKLFDRTHELKRRRKANRIDSTLLGKTLVLLFEKASTRTRLSFEAAMFQLGGHAIDLPMSQSQLNRGEPLTDTAKVLSGYADAVVFRTHGDDRLETFAKTATVPVINGLSDGGHPVQVLTDLFTIEEKLGGVAGKKIAFVGDGASNMARSFVEASRLFEFELHLGAPNDFRPPQGDLDQAGNWTRVFADPREAVAGADVVITDVWTSMGQEAETARRLEAFKGFTLDNALLNFAKPTAPVLHCLPAHRGEEIAAEVIDGPRSVVFEEAENRMHVQKALLEQLLLG from the coding sequence TTGAAGCGTGACTTTCTGAAGCTCCGCGATCGCTCGCCCGCCGAATACCGCAAGCTCTTCGACCGCACCCACGAGCTCAAGCGCCGTCGCAAGGCCAACCGCATCGACAGCACGCTCTTGGGCAAGACGCTGGTGCTGCTCTTCGAGAAGGCCTCCACGCGCACGCGCCTCTCGTTCGAGGCCGCGATGTTCCAGCTCGGCGGCCACGCGATCGACTTGCCGATGAGCCAGAGCCAGCTCAACCGCGGCGAGCCGCTCACCGACACCGCCAAGGTGCTCTCGGGCTACGCCGACGCGGTCGTGTTCCGCACGCACGGCGATGATCGCCTCGAGACCTTCGCCAAGACCGCCACCGTGCCCGTCATCAACGGCCTCAGCGACGGCGGCCACCCGGTGCAGGTTTTAACCGATTTGTTCACGATCGAGGAGAAGCTCGGCGGCGTCGCGGGCAAGAAGATCGCTTTCGTGGGCGACGGCGCGAGCAACATGGCGCGCTCGTTCGTCGAGGCGTCGCGGCTCTTCGAGTTCGAGCTGCACCTCGGCGCGCCCAACGACTTCCGCCCGCCGCAGGGCGATCTCGACCAGGCCGGCAATTGGACGCGCGTCTTCGCCGATCCGCGCGAGGCCGTGGCCGGTGCGGACGTCGTCATCACCGATGTGTGGACCAGCATGGGCCAGGAGGCCGAGACCGCGCGCCGCCTGGAGGCCTTCAAGGGCTTCACGCTCGACAACGCGCTCCTCAACTTCGCCAAGCCCACCGCACCCGTGCTGCACTGCCTGCCCGCGCACCGCGGCGAAGAGATTGCTGCGGAAGTCATCGACGGCCCGCGCTCGGTGGTGTTCGAAGAGGCCGAGAACCGCATGCACGTGCAGAAGGCGCTGCTCGAGCAGCTCCTGCTCGGCTGA
- the carB gene encoding carbamoyl-phosphate synthase large subunit, which translates to MPKRSDIKKVLLVGSGPIVIGQACEFDYSGTQATKALKEEGVEVVLLNSNPATVMTDPGFAHRTYVEPITVEVAEKIIAAERPDSLLGTMGGQTALNLAKALAEKGILEKYGVKLIGASLEAINKAEDRLLFKAAMEKIGLALPKSGYARTFDEAMALVDEIGFPAIIRPSFTLGGTGGGIAYDRAQYESICASGLAASPNSTILVEESVLGWKEYELEVVRDTKDNCVIICSIENLDPMGVHTGDSITVAPAQTLTDKEYQRMRQAALAIMREIGVETGGSNVQFGVNPRDGRMVVIEMNPRVSRSSALASKATGYPIAKIAAKLALGYTLDELKNDITRHTPASFEPSIDYVVVKVPRFNFEKFPAAERTLTTSMRSVGEVMAMGRSFKEAYQKALRSMESGKLVLEGVPSASMDAIHDGLKVPRPERQAFVAEAFKRGVTIDDVHALSAIDPWFLRQIAELVQHGAQLAATNGILTPEALRAAKRDGFSDLELAKLWNKSEQDVREQRLAWGIRPVYKRVDTCAAEFQAHTPYLYSSYDDEDELPPSNRNKVVILGSGPIRIGQGIEFDYCCTHASFALREAGFETVMVNCNPETVSTDYDTSDRLFFEPLTLEEVLEVCDREKPLGVIVQFGGQTPLKLAGALAAAGVPILGTTPDSIDRAEDRERFAAIVEKLKLLQPQNGVARAPDEAFAVAEKIGYPVMVRPSYVLGGRAMQVVHDAESLARYMREAVHASPEHPVLIDRFLRDATEVDLDLVVDKTGAALFGGALEHVEEAGVHSGDAACALPPYSLGPDLVERMKDQALLLARELDVVGLMNVQFAVQGKEIYVLEVNPRASRTVPFVAKATGVPLAQIASLCMVGKTLAELGHTRDPELTHVAVKESVFPFGRFANVDVILGPEMKSTGEVMGIAPDFATAFAKSQLAAGTRLPRSGTVFISVRDADKPAMVDLARRLSALGFELCATGGTASYLKSKGLAIRSVNKVREGSPHVVDAIAAGDIALIFNTTAGQKEIAESFSLRRTALMRGVPYFTTAPAARMAVAALEALADGEPAVAPLQEHLAPKPSPRRAKRAPGRVELTP; encoded by the coding sequence ATGCCCAAGCGCTCGGACATCAAGAAGGTGCTGCTCGTTGGCTCGGGGCCGATCGTCATCGGCCAGGCCTGCGAGTTCGACTACTCCGGTACGCAGGCCACCAAGGCGCTCAAGGAAGAGGGCGTGGAGGTGGTGCTGCTCAACTCGAACCCCGCGACGGTGATGACCGATCCGGGCTTCGCGCACCGGACGTACGTCGAGCCGATCACCGTCGAGGTGGCCGAGAAGATCATCGCCGCCGAGCGACCCGACTCGCTGCTCGGAACGATGGGCGGACAGACCGCGCTCAATCTCGCGAAGGCGCTCGCCGAGAAAGGCATCCTCGAGAAGTACGGCGTGAAGCTCATCGGCGCGTCGCTCGAGGCCATCAACAAGGCCGAGGACCGCCTGCTCTTCAAGGCCGCGATGGAGAAGATTGGCCTCGCGCTGCCCAAGAGCGGCTACGCGCGCACGTTCGACGAGGCCATGGCGCTCGTCGACGAGATTGGCTTCCCGGCGATCATCCGTCCGAGCTTCACGCTCGGCGGCACCGGCGGCGGCATCGCGTACGACCGCGCGCAGTACGAGAGCATCTGCGCCTCCGGGCTCGCGGCGAGCCCCAACTCCACGATCCTCGTCGAGGAGAGCGTGCTCGGCTGGAAAGAGTACGAGCTCGAGGTGGTGCGCGACACGAAGGACAACTGCGTCATCATCTGCTCGATCGAGAATCTCGATCCCATGGGCGTGCACACCGGCGACAGCATCACCGTCGCGCCCGCGCAGACGCTCACCGACAAGGAGTACCAGCGCATGCGCCAGGCGGCGCTGGCGATCATGCGCGAGATCGGCGTCGAGACCGGCGGCAGCAACGTGCAGTTCGGCGTGAACCCGCGCGACGGCCGCATGGTGGTCATCGAGATGAACCCGCGCGTGTCGCGCTCGAGCGCGCTCGCGAGCAAGGCCACGGGCTACCCGATCGCCAAGATCGCCGCGAAGCTCGCGCTCGGCTACACGCTCGATGAGCTCAAGAACGACATCACCCGCCACACGCCCGCGTCGTTCGAGCCGAGCATCGACTACGTGGTGGTGAAGGTGCCGCGCTTCAACTTCGAGAAGTTCCCCGCCGCCGAGCGCACGCTCACCACGAGCATGCGCAGCGTGGGCGAAGTGATGGCCATGGGCCGCAGCTTCAAAGAGGCGTACCAGAAGGCGCTGCGCTCGATGGAGTCCGGCAAGCTGGTGCTCGAAGGCGTGCCGAGCGCGTCGATGGATGCGATTCACGACGGGCTCAAGGTTCCACGGCCCGAGCGTCAGGCGTTCGTGGCCGAGGCGTTCAAGCGCGGCGTGACGATCGACGACGTGCACGCGCTCTCGGCCATCGATCCCTGGTTCCTGCGGCAGATTGCGGAGCTGGTGCAGCACGGCGCTCAGCTCGCGGCGACGAACGGCATCCTGACGCCCGAAGCGCTGCGAGCCGCCAAGCGCGACGGCTTCTCGGACCTCGAGCTCGCGAAGCTCTGGAACAAGAGCGAGCAGGACGTGCGCGAGCAGCGGCTCGCGTGGGGAATCAGGCCCGTCTACAAGCGCGTGGACACCTGCGCCGCTGAGTTCCAGGCGCACACGCCATACCTCTACTCGAGCTACGACGACGAGGACGAGCTGCCGCCGTCGAATCGTAACAAGGTGGTTATCTTGGGCTCGGGGCCGATCCGCATCGGCCAGGGCATCGAGTTCGACTACTGCTGCACCCACGCCTCGTTCGCGCTGCGTGAAGCGGGCTTCGAGACGGTGATGGTGAACTGCAATCCGGAGACGGTCTCGACCGACTACGACACCTCCGATCGCCTCTTCTTCGAGCCGCTCACGCTCGAGGAAGTGCTCGAGGTCTGCGATCGCGAGAAGCCGCTGGGCGTCATCGTGCAGTTCGGCGGACAGACGCCGCTCAAGCTCGCGGGCGCGCTCGCAGCAGCCGGCGTTCCCATCCTCGGCACCACGCCGGACAGCATCGACCGCGCGGAGGATCGCGAGCGCTTCGCGGCCATCGTGGAGAAGCTGAAGTTGCTGCAGCCGCAGAACGGCGTCGCGCGCGCGCCCGATGAGGCGTTCGCCGTAGCCGAGAAGATTGGCTACCCGGTGATGGTGCGTCCGAGCTACGTGCTCGGCGGCCGCGCGATGCAGGTGGTTCACGACGCTGAGAGCCTCGCGCGCTACATGCGCGAAGCGGTGCACGCCTCGCCCGAGCACCCGGTGCTCATCGATCGCTTCCTGCGTGATGCGACTGAGGTGGATCTGGATCTCGTCGTCGACAAGACCGGCGCCGCGCTCTTCGGCGGCGCACTCGAGCACGTGGAAGAAGCGGGCGTGCACTCCGGCGACGCCGCGTGCGCGCTGCCGCCCTACTCGCTCGGGCCAGATCTCGTGGAGCGCATGAAGGACCAGGCGCTCTTGCTCGCGCGTGAGCTCGACGTCGTGGGCTTGATGAACGTGCAGTTCGCCGTGCAGGGCAAGGAGATCTACGTCCTCGAGGTGAACCCGCGCGCGAGCCGCACGGTGCCGTTCGTCGCCAAGGCCACCGGCGTGCCGCTCGCGCAGATCGCCTCGCTCTGCATGGTGGGCAAGACGCTCGCCGAGCTCGGCCACACGCGCGATCCCGAGCTCACGCACGTCGCGGTGAAAGAGTCGGTCTTCCCATTCGGCCGCTTCGCCAACGTCGACGTCATCCTCGGCCCGGAGATGAAGTCCACCGGCGAGGTGATGGGCATCGCGCCCGACTTCGCGACGGCCTTCGCCAAGAGCCAGCTCGCCGCGGGCACGCGCTTGCCGCGCTCGGGCACGGTCTTCATCTCCGTGCGCGATGCGGACAAGCCGGCCATGGTCGACCTCGCGCGACGCCTGAGCGCGCTGGGCTTCGAGCTCTGCGCCACCGGCGGCACCGCGAGCTACTTGAAGTCGAAGGGCCTCGCGATTCGCAGCGTGAACAAGGTGCGCGAGGGAAGTCCGCACGTGGTGGACGCGATCGCCGCCGGCGACATCGCGCTCATCTTCAACACCACCGCTGGCCAGAAGGAGATCGCCGAGAGCTTCTCCTTGCGACGCACGGCGCTGATGCGCGGCGTGCCCTACTTCACCACCGCGCCCGCTGCGCGCATGGCCGTGGCCGCGCTCGAGGCGCTCGCGGATGGCGAGCCGGCCGTCGCGCCGCTGCAAGAGCACCTCGCGCCGAAGCCGTCGCCGCGACGGGCGAAGCGGGCGCCGGGTCGTGTCGAACTGACGCCGTAG